One Xenopus tropicalis strain Nigerian chromosome 8, UCB_Xtro_10.0, whole genome shotgun sequence genomic window carries:
- the LOC116406939 gene encoding uncharacterized protein LOC116406939, translating into MAAAGLREELNCPLCWEIYTNPVTLPCGHNFCLRCIGRHWDRQRNIEEDLFCPVCIRRYGKQPELNINLTLCNVAELFLPTDPQHGDIWIPCTYCAPPVPAAKSCRLCEASLCARHVRVHSRAAEHVLTVPTVLFGHRKCSAHGELLRYYCTEDGALVCVSCCLAGGHRGHRVELLNEDNMEKYILGMAAAGLKSELTCPLCRGIYTDPVTLPCGHNYCLRCIRRRWHWQEGIVKERSCPECRDTYRRRPELNWNLYDIVKSFLSALIPCTYCAPPVPAAQSCLTCEASLCARHVRKHSQSHKLIVSSILFRDNVCSTHQKPLGYYCRGEEACMCEDCVLKHWWHRVEKLDEKTVQTLKRMQENEGKQRFLEGK; encoded by the exons ATGGCGGCTGCTGGGCTGAGAGAGGAGCTAAACTGCCCCCTGTGCTGGGAGATCTACACCAaccctgtaaccctgccctgtggccataacttctgcctgCGCTGTATTGGGAGACATTGGGACCGGCAGAGGAATATAGAGGAAGATCTATTCTGCCCTGTATGTATCCGGAGATATGGGAAACAGCCTGAACTGAACATAAACCTGACTCTGTGTAATGTAGCAGAACTATTCCTCCCTACTGACCCACAGCATGGCGACATATGGATCCCCTGCACTTActgtgccccccctgtgcccGCGGCTAAATCCTGCCGGCTGTGTGAGGCCTCTCTGTGTGCCAGACATGTGCGGGTACATAGCCGGGCAGCAGAACATGTATTAACTGTGCCGACTGTTTTGTTTGGGCACAGAAAATGCTCCGCACATGGGGAACTGCTGAGATATTACTGCACTGAGGATGGGGCCCttgtctgtgtgtcctgctgcctggctggggggcaccggggccacagggtggagctgctgaatGAGGATAATATGGAGAAATATATTCTAG GGATGGCGGCTGCTGGGCTGAAATCTGAGCTGACCTGCCCCCTGTGCCGGGGCATCTACACCGACCCAgtaaccctgccctgtggccataactactGCCTGCGCTGTATTAGGAGAAGATGGCACTGGCAGGAGGGGATAGTGAAGGAAcgttcctgccctgaatgcagagacACATACAGGAGACGCCCGGAACTGAACTGGAACCTTTATGATATAGTAAAGAGTTTCCTCAGTGCTCTGATCCCCTGCACTTActgtgccccccctgtgcccGCGGCTCAATCCTGCCTGACCTGTGAGGCCTCTCTGTGTGCCAGACATGTGAGGAAGCACAGCCAGTCACACAAACTGATAGTCTCCAGCATTTTATTCAGAGATAATGTTTGTTCCACTCACCAGAAGCCCCTGGGGTATTACTGCCGGGGGGAGGAAGCCTGTATGTGTGAGGATTGTGTCCTGAAACACTGGTGGCACAGGGTGGAGAAGCTGGATGAGAAAACTGTGCAAACCCTAAAAAGAATGCAGGAGAATGAAGGAAAACAAAGATTCCTTGAAGgtaaatag